Below is a genomic region from Leptospira venezuelensis.
TCAATAGATATGCAGATAGTTTAAGAGGTATGGGAGAGTTCGATAAAGCATTAGAATGTTTTAATAGAATTCTTTCTGAAGGTGAAGATTATTTTGCGCTTCTTGGAAAAGCTTCTTCATTAAAAATGAAAGGTGCAAGAGATAAGGCAGAAGAAATTTATGTGGATCTTCACAAAAAATTCCCGATGGATCCTCGCCCTGTTGTAGAACTTTCGGAACTTTATTCCGATATGGGAAAACGGGACGAAGCTCACAAGTTATTAAACGACTTCCACAGAAAGCAGCCTTTAAACGAAGAAGTAAAACAAAAGCTGGATTCTTTCTCAGAATAATTCAGCCATTTATTTCGATTCGATTTTTCTCCCTCTCTATAAAATCAGGGAGGGAGAAAATTTCCTCTACTCCATTCTTTAAGTATTTCGCCTCCGCATCCCAAACTCCATCCTTTCTAGTCAATTCCACATGATGGTGCCAGATATTCCCTTCCTTGTCGGAAAAGATGCGGGGAACTCTGGCTGGATTTAGGTATAGTGTACCTTCTTCCTTTCTTTTCCATATTCTAGTTTTTACCCTTAATTTTCTGGAAGAATGGTGCATATGTCCCGCAATCACTACCTTCGGTCTTTTTTCTTGGTTTGAAATCTTACGGACAAAATTTCCGAGATCCTTGTCTCCAAAATCCCCTTCTTCGGTTTTGAAATCACAACCCCAGATATCATATGCTCTGTCTCCCAAGCCAGAAGGACCATTATGCGCAAGAACGATTAGATCTTGTTTTTGGAAGTCAATGCCCTGGATCAATTCGTTCAATTTTCTTTCAGATTCTTCGTAAGAAGAAATTCCAAATACAGATTTGATAAATAGCTGAAAATTAAACCGGGCGCCCATTGAAAGTGGTCTCGCACCTAAAATAAAAAGACCTTCTCCTTCCTCGAAAAGATTGTACTGGCAGATACGAGTATCACCCAGATCCTTAACTAACTTTTTGTATCTTAGAAGATGAAATGTATGACTTAAGTAACCCATGTTAGGTGAAGCATTTGTAATCTCCATTAGCAATTGAGGAATAGAAGTTGTATCATGATTTCCTAAAATGAGA
It encodes:
- a CDS encoding metallophosphoesterase, with the protein product MIFDSSDKRIAVVGDIHGFWTWVDTEYFSKSNYDSVIFTGDLGNNRPGNANKIAQLISKVRKPKYLILGNHDTTSIPQLLMEITNASPNMGYLSHTFHLLRYKKLVKDLGDTRICQYNLFEEGEGLFILGARPLSMGARFNFQLFIKSVFGISSYEESERKLNELIQGIDFQKQDLIVLAHNGPSGLGDRAYDIWGCDFKTEEGDFGDKDLGNFVRKISNQEKRPKVVIAGHMHHSSRKLRVKTRIWKRKEEGTLYLNPARVPRIFSDKEGNIWHHHVELTRKDGVWDAEAKYLKNGVEEIFSLPDFIEREKNRIEING